A genome region from Macaca nemestrina isolate mMacNem1 chromosome 20, mMacNem.hap1, whole genome shotgun sequence includes the following:
- the LOC105487243 gene encoding signal peptide peptidase-like 2B isoform X2, with amino-acid sequence MRSLFFGAETREPQRGDLTHSWSPAWVPLRKVACEYGMVHVVSEAGGPRGKDYCILYNPQWAHLPHDLSKASFLQLRNWTASLLCSAADLPAHGFGNQIPLVARGNCTFYEKVRLAQGSGARGLLIVSRERLVPPGGNKTQYDEIGIPVALLSYKDMLDIFRRFGRMVRVALYAPHEPVLDYNMVIIFIMAVGTVAIGGYWAGSRDVKK; translated from the exons ATGCGATCCCTGTTTTTTGGTGCAGAAACTCGGGAGCCACAGAGAGGTGACCTGACACACTCATGGTCACCAGCCTGGGTCCCCCTGAGGAAG GTGGCCTGCGAGTACGGCATGGTGCACGTGGTCTCCGAGGCTGGGGGCCCCAGAGGCAAAGACTACTGCATCCTCTACAACCCGCAGTGGGCCCATCTGCCGCATGACCTCAGCAAGGCG TCTTTCCTGCAGTTGCGCAACTGGACGGCCTCCCTGCTCTGCTCCGCAGCGGACCTCCCTGCCCACGGCTTTGGCAACCAGATCCCGCTGGTGGCCCGGGGGAACTGCACCTTCTATGAGAAAGTGAGGCTGGCCCAGGGCAGCGGAGCACGCGGGCTGCTCATCGTCAGCAGGGAGAGGCTG GTCCCCCCGGGGGGCAATAAGACGCAATATGATGAGATTGGCATTCCTGTGGCCCTGCTCAGCTACAAAGACATGTTGGACATCTTCAGG CGTTTCGGCCGCATGGTGAGGGTGGCACTGTATGCGCCTCATGAGCCAGTGCTGGACTACAACATGGTCATCATCTTCATCATGGCCGTGGGCACTGTCGCCATCGGCGGCTACTGGGCCGGGAGTCGGGACGTGAAGAAGTGA